From Elaeis guineensis isolate ETL-2024a chromosome 16, EG11, whole genome shotgun sequence, a single genomic window includes:
- the LOC105059260 gene encoding probable transcription factor KAN2 isoform X10: MELFPAQPDLSLHISPPSSNPTPSWRRADENMDLGFWQRTTDSTTTNHHSITTLSMAKAEKTAFELSLAHPSATDSNTMSNNLLQHPHHHPLVHEGYHQVLGLTRPIRGIPVYQHQPNSFPLVPQLQQQHLCDSSTPTGFAPFAPQGASRSRYLPSRFPLKRSMRAPRMRWTTTLHARFVHAVELLGGHESMISLLSTFLEILGATPKSVLELMDVKDLTLAHVKSHLQMYRTMKNTDKAAVSSGQSDGFENGSTGEISVDNLLDIPNTRREEPSAHGRPATHHETNYGGLWGNSSRTY, translated from the exons ATGGAGCTCTTCCCAGCACAGCCAGATCTATCACTCCACATCAGCCCACCAAGTAGCAATCCCACACCAAGTTGGAGGAGGGCAGATGAGAACATGGACTTAGGGTTTTGGCAAAGAACCACAGACTCTACCACCACCAACCACCACAGCATCACCACCCTATCCATGGCAAAAGCTGAGAAAACTGCCTTCGAGCTCTCCTTAGCCCATCCAAGTGCCACAGACTCCAACACcatgagcaacaatctcctccaacATCCCCACCACCACCCATTAGTCCATGAAGGCTACCACCAAGTCCTTGGCTTGACGAGGCCTATAAGGGGAATTCCGGTGTACCAACACCAACCTAATTCCTTCCCTTTGGTCCCACAGCTTCAGCAGCAGCACTTGTGTGACTCCTCCACTCCTACTGGTTTCGCTCCCTTCGCGCCGCAAGGTGCATCGAGATCAAGATACCTGCCGTCAAGGTTCCCTTTAAAGCGGAGCATGAGAGCACCGAGGATGCGGTGGACGACCACACTCCACGCCCGCTTCGTCCATGCCGTGGAGCTGCTGGGAGGACATGAGAGTATGATCTCCCTCCTGTccacttttcttgaaattcttg GGGCCACACCCAAGTCAGTTCTTGAGCTCATGGATGTCAAAGATCTCACCTTGGCTCATGTGAAATCTCACCTGCAG ATGTATCGGACCATGAAGAACACTGATAAAGCAGCAGTTTCTTCAG GCCAATCTGATGGGTTTGAGAATGGGTCAACTGGAGAAATTTCCGTTGACAATTTGCTTGATATCCCCAACACACGCAGAGAAGAACCATCAGCACATGGAAGGCCTGCTACACACCATGAAACCAATTACGGTGGTCTATGGGGCAATTCTTCCAG GACCTATTAG
- the LOC105059260 gene encoding probable transcription factor KAN2 isoform X9 codes for MELFPAQPDLSLHISPPSSNPTPSWRRADENMDLGFWQRTTDSTTTNHHSITTLSMAKAEKTAFELSLAHPSATDSNTMSNNLLQHPHHHPLVHEGYHQVLGLTRPIRGIPVYQHQPNSFPLVPQLQQQHLCDSSTPTGFAPFAPQGASRSRYLPSRFPLKRSMRAPRMRWTTTLHARFVHAVELLGGHESMISLLSTFLEILGATPKSVLELMDVKDLTLAHVKSHLQANLMGLRMGQLEKFPLTICLISPTHAEKNHQHMEGLLHTMKPITVVYGAILPGEQINLHHGAMIPFSIPKGH; via the exons ATGGAGCTCTTCCCAGCACAGCCAGATCTATCACTCCACATCAGCCCACCAAGTAGCAATCCCACACCAAGTTGGAGGAGGGCAGATGAGAACATGGACTTAGGGTTTTGGCAAAGAACCACAGACTCTACCACCACCAACCACCACAGCATCACCACCCTATCCATGGCAAAAGCTGAGAAAACTGCCTTCGAGCTCTCCTTAGCCCATCCAAGTGCCACAGACTCCAACACcatgagcaacaatctcctccaacATCCCCACCACCACCCATTAGTCCATGAAGGCTACCACCAAGTCCTTGGCTTGACGAGGCCTATAAGGGGAATTCCGGTGTACCAACACCAACCTAATTCCTTCCCTTTGGTCCCACAGCTTCAGCAGCAGCACTTGTGTGACTCCTCCACTCCTACTGGTTTCGCTCCCTTCGCGCCGCAAGGTGCATCGAGATCAAGATACCTGCCGTCAAGGTTCCCTTTAAAGCGGAGCATGAGAGCACCGAGGATGCGGTGGACGACCACACTCCACGCCCGCTTCGTCCATGCCGTGGAGCTGCTGGGAGGACATGAGAGTATGATCTCCCTCCTGTccacttttcttgaaattcttg GGGCCACACCCAAGTCAGTTCTTGAGCTCATGGATGTCAAAGATCTCACCTTGGCTCATGTGAAATCTCACCTGCAG GCCAATCTGATGGGTTTGAGAATGGGTCAACTGGAGAAATTTCCGTTGACAATTTGCTTGATATCCCCAACACACGCAGAGAAGAACCATCAGCACATGGAAGGCCTGCTACACACCATGAAACCAATTACGGTGGTCTATGGGGCAATTCTTCCAG GTGAACAAATAAACCTGCATCATGGTGCAATGATCCCTTTCAGTATTCCAAAAGGACATTAA
- the LOC105059260 gene encoding probable transcription factor KAN2 isoform X7: protein MELFPAQPDLSLHISPPSSNPTPSWRRADENMDLGFWQRTTDSTTTNHHSITTLSMAKAEKTAFELSLAHPSATDSNTMSNNLLQHPHHHPLVHEGYHQVLGLTRPIRGIPVYQHQPNSFPLVPQLQQQHLCDSSTPTGFAPFAPQGASRSRYLPSRFPLKRSMRAPRMRWTTTLHARFVHAVELLGGHESMISLLSTFLEILGATPKSVLELMDVKDLTLAHVKSHLQANLMGLRMGQLEKFPLTICLISPTHAEKNHQHMEGLLHTMKPITVVYGAILPAGETGLVVCQVTQPQGACIPSRRTCNQKAWKCYQI, encoded by the exons ATGGAGCTCTTCCCAGCACAGCCAGATCTATCACTCCACATCAGCCCACCAAGTAGCAATCCCACACCAAGTTGGAGGAGGGCAGATGAGAACATGGACTTAGGGTTTTGGCAAAGAACCACAGACTCTACCACCACCAACCACCACAGCATCACCACCCTATCCATGGCAAAAGCTGAGAAAACTGCCTTCGAGCTCTCCTTAGCCCATCCAAGTGCCACAGACTCCAACACcatgagcaacaatctcctccaacATCCCCACCACCACCCATTAGTCCATGAAGGCTACCACCAAGTCCTTGGCTTGACGAGGCCTATAAGGGGAATTCCGGTGTACCAACACCAACCTAATTCCTTCCCTTTGGTCCCACAGCTTCAGCAGCAGCACTTGTGTGACTCCTCCACTCCTACTGGTTTCGCTCCCTTCGCGCCGCAAGGTGCATCGAGATCAAGATACCTGCCGTCAAGGTTCCCTTTAAAGCGGAGCATGAGAGCACCGAGGATGCGGTGGACGACCACACTCCACGCCCGCTTCGTCCATGCCGTGGAGCTGCTGGGAGGACATGAGAGTATGATCTCCCTCCTGTccacttttcttgaaattcttg GGGCCACACCCAAGTCAGTTCTTGAGCTCATGGATGTCAAAGATCTCACCTTGGCTCATGTGAAATCTCACCTGCAG GCCAATCTGATGGGTTTGAGAATGGGTCAACTGGAGAAATTTCCGTTGACAATTTGCTTGATATCCCCAACACACGCAGAGAAGAACCATCAGCACATGGAAGGCCTGCTACACACCATGAAACCAATTACGGTGGTCTATGGGGCAATTCTTCCA GCAGGGGAGACTGGTCTAGTGGTATGCCAAGTGACTCAACCGCAAGGAGCATGCATTCCTTCAAG GAGGACATGCAATCAAAAAGCATGGAAATGTTATCAGATATGA
- the LOC105059260 gene encoding probable transcription factor KAN2 isoform X12, with product MELFPAQPDLSLHISPPSSNPTPSWRRADENMDLGFWQRTTDSTTTNHHSITTLSMAKAEKTAFELSLAHPSATDSNTMSNNLLQHPHHHPLVHEGYHQVLGLTRPIRGIPVYQHQPNSFPLVPQLQQQHLCDSSTPTGFAPFAPQGASRSRYLPSRFPLKRSMRAPRMRWTTTLHARFVHAVELLGGHESMISLLSTFLEILGATPKSVLELMDVKDLTLAHVKSHLQMYRTMKNTDKAAVSSGQSDGFENGSTGEISVDNLLDIPNTRREEPSAHGRPATHHETNYGGLWGNSSR from the exons ATGGAGCTCTTCCCAGCACAGCCAGATCTATCACTCCACATCAGCCCACCAAGTAGCAATCCCACACCAAGTTGGAGGAGGGCAGATGAGAACATGGACTTAGGGTTTTGGCAAAGAACCACAGACTCTACCACCACCAACCACCACAGCATCACCACCCTATCCATGGCAAAAGCTGAGAAAACTGCCTTCGAGCTCTCCTTAGCCCATCCAAGTGCCACAGACTCCAACACcatgagcaacaatctcctccaacATCCCCACCACCACCCATTAGTCCATGAAGGCTACCACCAAGTCCTTGGCTTGACGAGGCCTATAAGGGGAATTCCGGTGTACCAACACCAACCTAATTCCTTCCCTTTGGTCCCACAGCTTCAGCAGCAGCACTTGTGTGACTCCTCCACTCCTACTGGTTTCGCTCCCTTCGCGCCGCAAGGTGCATCGAGATCAAGATACCTGCCGTCAAGGTTCCCTTTAAAGCGGAGCATGAGAGCACCGAGGATGCGGTGGACGACCACACTCCACGCCCGCTTCGTCCATGCCGTGGAGCTGCTGGGAGGACATGAGAGTATGATCTCCCTCCTGTccacttttcttgaaattcttg GGGCCACACCCAAGTCAGTTCTTGAGCTCATGGATGTCAAAGATCTCACCTTGGCTCATGTGAAATCTCACCTGCAG ATGTATCGGACCATGAAGAACACTGATAAAGCAGCAGTTTCTTCAG GCCAATCTGATGGGTTTGAGAATGGGTCAACTGGAGAAATTTCCGTTGACAATTTGCTTGATATCCCCAACACACGCAGAGAAGAACCATCAGCACATGGAAGGCCTGCTACACACCATGAAACCAATTACGGTGGTCTATGGGGCAATTCTTCCAG GTGA
- the LOC105059260 gene encoding probable transcription factor KAN2 isoform X1: MELFPAQPDLSLHISPPSSNPTPSWRRADENMDLGFWQRTTDSTTTNHHSITTLSMAKAEKTAFELSLAHPSATDSNTMSNNLLQHPHHHPLVHEGYHQVLGLTRPIRGIPVYQHQPNSFPLVPQLQQQHLCDSSTPTGFAPFAPQGASRSRYLPSRFPLKRSMRAPRMRWTTTLHARFVHAVELLGGHESMISLLSTFLEILGATPKSVLELMDVKDLTLAHVKSHLQANLMGLRMGQLEKFPLTICLISPTHAEKNHQHMEGLLHTMKPITVVYGAILPGPIRVEVRHCLWGTIFCVCQHMFLGCRGDWSSGMPSDSTARSMHSFKEDMQSKSMEMLSDMNSPCISETTSLREPSLEFTLGRPQ; the protein is encoded by the exons ATGGAGCTCTTCCCAGCACAGCCAGATCTATCACTCCACATCAGCCCACCAAGTAGCAATCCCACACCAAGTTGGAGGAGGGCAGATGAGAACATGGACTTAGGGTTTTGGCAAAGAACCACAGACTCTACCACCACCAACCACCACAGCATCACCACCCTATCCATGGCAAAAGCTGAGAAAACTGCCTTCGAGCTCTCCTTAGCCCATCCAAGTGCCACAGACTCCAACACcatgagcaacaatctcctccaacATCCCCACCACCACCCATTAGTCCATGAAGGCTACCACCAAGTCCTTGGCTTGACGAGGCCTATAAGGGGAATTCCGGTGTACCAACACCAACCTAATTCCTTCCCTTTGGTCCCACAGCTTCAGCAGCAGCACTTGTGTGACTCCTCCACTCCTACTGGTTTCGCTCCCTTCGCGCCGCAAGGTGCATCGAGATCAAGATACCTGCCGTCAAGGTTCCCTTTAAAGCGGAGCATGAGAGCACCGAGGATGCGGTGGACGACCACACTCCACGCCCGCTTCGTCCATGCCGTGGAGCTGCTGGGAGGACATGAGAGTATGATCTCCCTCCTGTccacttttcttgaaattcttg GGGCCACACCCAAGTCAGTTCTTGAGCTCATGGATGTCAAAGATCTCACCTTGGCTCATGTGAAATCTCACCTGCAG GCCAATCTGATGGGTTTGAGAATGGGTCAACTGGAGAAATTTCCGTTGACAATTTGCTTGATATCCCCAACACACGCAGAGAAGAACCATCAGCACATGGAAGGCCTGCTACACACCATGAAACCAATTACGGTGGTCTATGGGGCAATTCTTCCAG GACCTATTAGAGTAGAAGTTAGACATTGCCTGTGGGGAACCATCTTTTGTGTCTGTCAACATATGTTTCTTGGTTGCAG GGGAGACTGGTCTAGTGGTATGCCAAGTGACTCAACCGCAAGGAGCATGCATTCCTTCAAG GAGGACATGCAATCAAAAAGCATGGAAATGTTATCAGATATGAACTCACCGTGTATCTCGGAGACAACTAGCCTAAGAGAGCCCAGTCTCGAGTTTACCTTGGGAAGACCACAATGA
- the LOC105059260 gene encoding probable transcription factor KAN2 isoform X13 encodes MELFPAQPDLSLHISPPSSNPTPSWRRADENMDLGFWQRTTDSTTTNHHSITTLSMAKAEKTAFELSLAHPSATDSNTMSNNLLQHPHHHPLVHEGYHQVLGLTRPIRGIPVYQHQPNSFPLVPQLQQQHLCDSSTPTGFAPFAPQGASRSRYLPSRFPLKRSMRAPRMRWTTTLHARFVHAVELLGGHESMISLLSTFLEILGATPKSVLELMDVKDLTLAHVKSHLQANLMGLRMGQLEKFPLTICLISPTHAEKNHQHMEGLLHTMKPITVVYGAILPGSLSATIFTN; translated from the exons ATGGAGCTCTTCCCAGCACAGCCAGATCTATCACTCCACATCAGCCCACCAAGTAGCAATCCCACACCAAGTTGGAGGAGGGCAGATGAGAACATGGACTTAGGGTTTTGGCAAAGAACCACAGACTCTACCACCACCAACCACCACAGCATCACCACCCTATCCATGGCAAAAGCTGAGAAAACTGCCTTCGAGCTCTCCTTAGCCCATCCAAGTGCCACAGACTCCAACACcatgagcaacaatctcctccaacATCCCCACCACCACCCATTAGTCCATGAAGGCTACCACCAAGTCCTTGGCTTGACGAGGCCTATAAGGGGAATTCCGGTGTACCAACACCAACCTAATTCCTTCCCTTTGGTCCCACAGCTTCAGCAGCAGCACTTGTGTGACTCCTCCACTCCTACTGGTTTCGCTCCCTTCGCGCCGCAAGGTGCATCGAGATCAAGATACCTGCCGTCAAGGTTCCCTTTAAAGCGGAGCATGAGAGCACCGAGGATGCGGTGGACGACCACACTCCACGCCCGCTTCGTCCATGCCGTGGAGCTGCTGGGAGGACATGAGAGTATGATCTCCCTCCTGTccacttttcttgaaattcttg GGGCCACACCCAAGTCAGTTCTTGAGCTCATGGATGTCAAAGATCTCACCTTGGCTCATGTGAAATCTCACCTGCAG GCCAATCTGATGGGTTTGAGAATGGGTCAACTGGAGAAATTTCCGTTGACAATTTGCTTGATATCCCCAACACACGCAGAGAAGAACCATCAGCACATGGAAGGCCTGCTACACACCATGAAACCAATTACGGTGGTCTATGGGGCAATTCTTCCAG GTAGTCTCTCTGCTACAATATTCACAAATTAA
- the LOC105059260 gene encoding probable transcription factor KAN2 isoform X2 gives MELFPAQPDLSLHISPPSSNPTPSWRRADENMDLGFWQRTTDSTTTNHHSITTLSMAKAEKTAFELSLAHPSATDSNTMSNNLLQHPHHHPLVHEGYHQVLGLTRPIRGIPVYQHQPNSFPLVPQLQQQHLCDSSTPTGFAPFAPQGASRSRYLPSRFPLKRSMRAPRMRWTTTLHARFVHAVELLGGHESMISLLSTFLEILGATPKSVLELMDVKDLTLAHVKSHLQMYRTMKNTDKAAVSSGQSDGFENGSTGEISVDNLLDIPNTRREEPSAHGRPATHHETNYGGLWGNSSSRGDWSSGMPSDSTARSMHSFKEDMQSKSMEMLSDMNSPCISETTSLREPSLEFTLGRPQ, from the exons ATGGAGCTCTTCCCAGCACAGCCAGATCTATCACTCCACATCAGCCCACCAAGTAGCAATCCCACACCAAGTTGGAGGAGGGCAGATGAGAACATGGACTTAGGGTTTTGGCAAAGAACCACAGACTCTACCACCACCAACCACCACAGCATCACCACCCTATCCATGGCAAAAGCTGAGAAAACTGCCTTCGAGCTCTCCTTAGCCCATCCAAGTGCCACAGACTCCAACACcatgagcaacaatctcctccaacATCCCCACCACCACCCATTAGTCCATGAAGGCTACCACCAAGTCCTTGGCTTGACGAGGCCTATAAGGGGAATTCCGGTGTACCAACACCAACCTAATTCCTTCCCTTTGGTCCCACAGCTTCAGCAGCAGCACTTGTGTGACTCCTCCACTCCTACTGGTTTCGCTCCCTTCGCGCCGCAAGGTGCATCGAGATCAAGATACCTGCCGTCAAGGTTCCCTTTAAAGCGGAGCATGAGAGCACCGAGGATGCGGTGGACGACCACACTCCACGCCCGCTTCGTCCATGCCGTGGAGCTGCTGGGAGGACATGAGAGTATGATCTCCCTCCTGTccacttttcttgaaattcttg GGGCCACACCCAAGTCAGTTCTTGAGCTCATGGATGTCAAAGATCTCACCTTGGCTCATGTGAAATCTCACCTGCAG ATGTATCGGACCATGAAGAACACTGATAAAGCAGCAGTTTCTTCAG GCCAATCTGATGGGTTTGAGAATGGGTCAACTGGAGAAATTTCCGTTGACAATTTGCTTGATATCCCCAACACACGCAGAGAAGAACCATCAGCACATGGAAGGCCTGCTACACACCATGAAACCAATTACGGTGGTCTATGGGGCAATTCTTCCA GCAGGGGAGACTGGTCTAGTGGTATGCCAAGTGACTCAACCGCAAGGAGCATGCATTCCTTCAAG GAGGACATGCAATCAAAAAGCATGGAAATGTTATCAGATATGAACTCACCGTGTATCTCGGAGACAACTAGCCTAAGAGAGCCCAGTCTCGAGTTTACCTTGGGAAGACCACAATGA
- the LOC105059260 gene encoding probable transcription factor KAN2 isoform X8 codes for MELFPAQPDLSLHISPPSSNPTPSWRRADENMDLGFWQRTTDSTTTNHHSITTLSMAKAEKTAFELSLAHPSATDSNTMSNNLLQHPHHHPLVHEGYHQVLGLTRPIRGIPVYQHQPNSFPLVPQLQQQHLCDSSTPTGFAPFAPQGASRSRYLPSRFPLKRSMRAPRMRWTTTLHARFVHAVELLGGHESMISLLSTFLEILGATPKSVLELMDVKDLTLAHVKSHLQANLMGLRMGQLEKFPLTICLISPTHAEKNHQHMEGLLHTMKPITVVYGAILPGETGLVVCQVTQPQGACIPSRRTCNQKAWKCYQI; via the exons ATGGAGCTCTTCCCAGCACAGCCAGATCTATCACTCCACATCAGCCCACCAAGTAGCAATCCCACACCAAGTTGGAGGAGGGCAGATGAGAACATGGACTTAGGGTTTTGGCAAAGAACCACAGACTCTACCACCACCAACCACCACAGCATCACCACCCTATCCATGGCAAAAGCTGAGAAAACTGCCTTCGAGCTCTCCTTAGCCCATCCAAGTGCCACAGACTCCAACACcatgagcaacaatctcctccaacATCCCCACCACCACCCATTAGTCCATGAAGGCTACCACCAAGTCCTTGGCTTGACGAGGCCTATAAGGGGAATTCCGGTGTACCAACACCAACCTAATTCCTTCCCTTTGGTCCCACAGCTTCAGCAGCAGCACTTGTGTGACTCCTCCACTCCTACTGGTTTCGCTCCCTTCGCGCCGCAAGGTGCATCGAGATCAAGATACCTGCCGTCAAGGTTCCCTTTAAAGCGGAGCATGAGAGCACCGAGGATGCGGTGGACGACCACACTCCACGCCCGCTTCGTCCATGCCGTGGAGCTGCTGGGAGGACATGAGAGTATGATCTCCCTCCTGTccacttttcttgaaattcttg GGGCCACACCCAAGTCAGTTCTTGAGCTCATGGATGTCAAAGATCTCACCTTGGCTCATGTGAAATCTCACCTGCAG GCCAATCTGATGGGTTTGAGAATGGGTCAACTGGAGAAATTTCCGTTGACAATTTGCTTGATATCCCCAACACACGCAGAGAAGAACCATCAGCACATGGAAGGCCTGCTACACACCATGAAACCAATTACGGTGGTCTATGGGGCAATTCTTCCAG GGGAGACTGGTCTAGTGGTATGCCAAGTGACTCAACCGCAAGGAGCATGCATTCCTTCAAG GAGGACATGCAATCAAAAAGCATGGAAATGTTATCAGATATGA
- the LOC105059260 gene encoding probable transcription factor KAN2 isoform X3 has protein sequence MELFPAQPDLSLHISPPSSNPTPSWRRADENMDLGFWQRTTDSTTTNHHSITTLSMAKAEKTAFELSLAHPSATDSNTMSNNLLQHPHHHPLVHEGYHQVLGLTRPIRGIPVYQHQPNSFPLVPQLQQQHLCDSSTPTGFAPFAPQGASRSRYLPSRFPLKRSMRAPRMRWTTTLHARFVHAVELLGGHESMISLLSTFLEILGATPKSVLELMDVKDLTLAHVKSHLQMYRTMKNTDKAAVSSGQSDGFENGSTGEISVDNLLDIPNTRREEPSAHGRPATHHETNYGGLWGNSSRGDWSSGMPSDSTARSMHSFKEDMQSKSMEMLSDMNSPCISETTSLREPSLEFTLGRPQ, from the exons ATGGAGCTCTTCCCAGCACAGCCAGATCTATCACTCCACATCAGCCCACCAAGTAGCAATCCCACACCAAGTTGGAGGAGGGCAGATGAGAACATGGACTTAGGGTTTTGGCAAAGAACCACAGACTCTACCACCACCAACCACCACAGCATCACCACCCTATCCATGGCAAAAGCTGAGAAAACTGCCTTCGAGCTCTCCTTAGCCCATCCAAGTGCCACAGACTCCAACACcatgagcaacaatctcctccaacATCCCCACCACCACCCATTAGTCCATGAAGGCTACCACCAAGTCCTTGGCTTGACGAGGCCTATAAGGGGAATTCCGGTGTACCAACACCAACCTAATTCCTTCCCTTTGGTCCCACAGCTTCAGCAGCAGCACTTGTGTGACTCCTCCACTCCTACTGGTTTCGCTCCCTTCGCGCCGCAAGGTGCATCGAGATCAAGATACCTGCCGTCAAGGTTCCCTTTAAAGCGGAGCATGAGAGCACCGAGGATGCGGTGGACGACCACACTCCACGCCCGCTTCGTCCATGCCGTGGAGCTGCTGGGAGGACATGAGAGTATGATCTCCCTCCTGTccacttttcttgaaattcttg GGGCCACACCCAAGTCAGTTCTTGAGCTCATGGATGTCAAAGATCTCACCTTGGCTCATGTGAAATCTCACCTGCAG ATGTATCGGACCATGAAGAACACTGATAAAGCAGCAGTTTCTTCAG GCCAATCTGATGGGTTTGAGAATGGGTCAACTGGAGAAATTTCCGTTGACAATTTGCTTGATATCCCCAACACACGCAGAGAAGAACCATCAGCACATGGAAGGCCTGCTACACACCATGAAACCAATTACGGTGGTCTATGGGGCAATTCTTCCAG GGGAGACTGGTCTAGTGGTATGCCAAGTGACTCAACCGCAAGGAGCATGCATTCCTTCAAG GAGGACATGCAATCAAAAAGCATGGAAATGTTATCAGATATGAACTCACCGTGTATCTCGGAGACAACTAGCCTAAGAGAGCCCAGTCTCGAGTTTACCTTGGGAAGACCACAATGA
- the LOC105059260 gene encoding probable transcription factor KAN2 isoform X11, translating to MELFPAQPDLSLHISPPSSNPTPSWRRADENMDLGFWQRTTDSTTTNHHSITTLSMAKAEKTAFELSLAHPSATDSNTMSNNLLQHPHHHPLVHEGYHQVLGLTRPIRGIPVYQHQPNSFPLVPQLQQQHLCDSSTPTGFAPFAPQGASRSRYLPSRFPLKRSMRAPRMRWTTTLHARFVHAVELLGGHESMISLLSTFLEILGATPKSVLELMDVKDLTLAHVKSHLQMYRTMKNTDKAAVSSGQSDGFENGSTGEISVDNLLDIPNTRREEPSAHGRPATHHETNYGGLWGNSSR from the exons ATGGAGCTCTTCCCAGCACAGCCAGATCTATCACTCCACATCAGCCCACCAAGTAGCAATCCCACACCAAGTTGGAGGAGGGCAGATGAGAACATGGACTTAGGGTTTTGGCAAAGAACCACAGACTCTACCACCACCAACCACCACAGCATCACCACCCTATCCATGGCAAAAGCTGAGAAAACTGCCTTCGAGCTCTCCTTAGCCCATCCAAGTGCCACAGACTCCAACACcatgagcaacaatctcctccaacATCCCCACCACCACCCATTAGTCCATGAAGGCTACCACCAAGTCCTTGGCTTGACGAGGCCTATAAGGGGAATTCCGGTGTACCAACACCAACCTAATTCCTTCCCTTTGGTCCCACAGCTTCAGCAGCAGCACTTGTGTGACTCCTCCACTCCTACTGGTTTCGCTCCCTTCGCGCCGCAAGGTGCATCGAGATCAAGATACCTGCCGTCAAGGTTCCCTTTAAAGCGGAGCATGAGAGCACCGAGGATGCGGTGGACGACCACACTCCACGCCCGCTTCGTCCATGCCGTGGAGCTGCTGGGAGGACATGAGAGTATGATCTCCCTCCTGTccacttttcttgaaattcttg GGGCCACACCCAAGTCAGTTCTTGAGCTCATGGATGTCAAAGATCTCACCTTGGCTCATGTGAAATCTCACCTGCAG ATGTATCGGACCATGAAGAACACTGATAAAGCAGCAGTTTCTTCAG GCCAATCTGATGGGTTTGAGAATGGGTCAACTGGAGAAATTTCCGTTGACAATTTGCTTGATATCCCCAACACACGCAGAGAAGAACCATCAGCACATGGAAGGCCTGCTACACACCATGAAACCAATTACGGTGGTCTATGGGGCAATTCTTCCAG GTAG